In the Eptesicus fuscus isolate TK198812 chromosome 12, DD_ASM_mEF_20220401, whole genome shotgun sequence genome, one interval contains:
- the SEC61A1 gene encoding protein transport protein Sec61 subunit alpha, whose protein sequence is MAIKFLEVIKPFCVILPEIQKPERKIQFKEKVLWTAITLFIFLVCCQIPLFGIMSSDSADPFYWIRVILASNRGTLMELGISPIVTSGLIMQLLAGAKIIEVGDTPKDRALFNGAQKLFGMIITIGQSIVYVMTGMYGDPSEMGAGICLLITIQLFVAGLIVLLLDELLQKGYGLGSGISLFIATNICETIVWKAFSPTTVNTGRGMEFEGAIIALFHLLATRTDKVRALREAFYRQNLPNLMNLIATIFVFAVVIYFQGFRVDLPIKSARYRGQYNTYPIKLFYTSNIPIILQSALVSNLYVISQMLSARFSGNLLVSLLGTWSDTSSGGPARAYPVGGLCYYLSPPESFGSVLEDPVHAVVYIVFMLGSCAFFSKTWIEVSGSSAKDVAKQLKEQQMVMRGHRETSMVHELNRYIPTAAAFGGLCIGALSVLADFLGAIGSGTGILLAVTIIYQYFEIFVKEQSEVGSMGALLF, encoded by the exons ATGGCGA TCAAGTTTCTGGAAGTCATCAAACCCTTCTGTGTCATCTTGCCGGAAATTCAGAAGCCCGAGAGAAAG ATTCAGTTTAAGGAGAAAGTGCTATGGACCGCTATTACGCTCTTTATTTTCTTGGTGTGCTGCCAG ATCCCCCTGTTTGGCATCATGTCTTCAGATTCTGCCGACCCTTTCTATTGGATAAGAGTGATCCTAGCCTCTAATAGAG GCACATTGATGGAGCTGGGTATCTCTCCCATTGTCACCTCCGGCCTCATCATGCAGCTCTTGGCTGGCGCCAAAATAATTGAAGTTGGTGACACCCCAAAAGACCGAGCCCTCTTTAATGGAGCCCAAAAGT TATTTGGCATGATCATTACCATTGGCCAGTCTATTGTGTACGTGATGACGGGAATGTATGGGGACCCTTCTGAAATGGGTGCTGGAATCTGCCTGTTAATCACCATTCAG cTCTTTGTTGCTGGCTTAATTGTCCTACTTTTGGATGAACTTCTGCAAAAAGGGTATGGCCTGGGCTCTGGAATCTCCCTTTTTATTGCCACTAACATCTGTGAGACCATCGTGTGGAAAGCGTTCAGCCCCACCACTGTCAACACCGGCCGAG GGATGGAATTTGAAGGTGCCATCATTGCACTGTTTCATCTGCTGGCCACACGCACTGACAAGGTCCGAGCCCTTCGAGAGGCCTTCTACCGCCAGAACCTCCCCAATCTCATGAATCTGATTGCCACCATCTTTGTCTTTGCAGTGGTCATCTATTTCCAG GGCTTCCGAGTGGACCTGCCCATCAAGTCGGCTCGTTACCGAGGCCAGTACAACACCTACCCTATCAAGCTTTTCTACACCTCCAACATCCCCATCATCCTGCAGTCCGCCCTGGTGTCCAACCTATACGTCATCTCCCAGATGTTGTCAGCCCGCTTCAGTGGCAACCTGCTGGTCAGCCTGCTGGGCACCTGGTCT GATACATCTTCTGGGGGTCCAGCACGAGCTTATCCAGTCGGTGGCCTTTGCTATTACCTGTCCCCTCCAGAATCTTTTGGCTCCGTGTTAGAAGACCCTGTCCATGCCGTTGTATACATAGTGTTCATGCTGGGTTCGTGTGCATTCTTCTCCAAAACATGGATCGAGGTCTCAGGCTCCTCTGCCAAAGAT GTTGCAAAGCAGCTGAAGGAGCAGCAGATGGTGATGAGGGGCCACCGAGAGACTTCCATGGTCCATGAACTCAATCG gtacatccccactgctgctgccttcGGGGGGCTGTGTATTGGGGCCCTCTCCGTCCTGGCTGACTTCCTGGGTGCCATCGGATCTGGAACTGGGATCCTGCTCGCGGTCACAATCATCTACCAGTACTTTGAAATCTTTGTAAAGGAGCAGAGCGAGGTTGGCAGCATGGGGGCCCTTCTGTTCTGA